The DNA sequence GACTGGTTAGGGTTTATATAGAGCATGAATATTGATTGATATGATCAATTTTTGAATATGGACCACGTATGCCAATCATGTGCACATGTGCACGAGGAACTTGGACAATTATGTATACAGATAAGCATGCATAATAATATCATgtattattgtttgtttttaataatataagcACATGTAAGGACCCGTTGgacatgtattaaaaaaaaaaaaaaaaataatgtatggACCCGTTGGACCAAGCAggaagatatataaaataatattgtatattacAAGATCCAAAAAAGATGGGTAGGAGTAGAACATAGATAAAGCAAAGCAGACAATATTGTCTTCCATAAGAGTGAACATTCAGAAAACAACAAAGCCAAAGAGGATAATCAGTCTACTGACTACTCTTACCATGTCCTTTGCTCTGGTTGGCTCTCTCTGTACAACCATGTGTTTGATAATGTGTTTGCCGTCGGTGGATGTTGCTTGTTCATCTAAACAAgagatttcaatttaattaatataataataataaaagaaatgaaatttttaaGTTGATTTTTGATCTTTTTGCATAGTGAAGTGCTATTGATGTCAGAAAACAATAGAAGCTACATTATTGGTTATAACATGGATTCATATGCATCTGGCATGTACATATGAATTAGGATATGATACAAAGAATCTGGAAGGTGGGAAGAATGGGATACGAACTTTCCCATGATATTGAGTATACCAAATttcaagataaaaaataataaataaatagggtTTTCCAATAATTTTACTTTCACCGCCCTCATTTGACTCTCCCTcgtaaagaaattaaattggaAATGAGCAAATGATGATAAGATTTTGATATCCACTTTATGGAAATTAATCTACCTAAAGGTTATTATTTGCCcgactaaattttaaattttaaattataaattattaattacgaCATCTTAGCATTTAACACATAACcacaaacatatatacatttcttcttttgttttttttttttttctctcatatttatttaattaggcTATGTTTTGGAGTTTATAAAAACTtgggaaataaaaaatggacGGAGGAgaaagcgaaaaaaaaaaatttaggaggaaaaaaaatatatttgagtgCTTAGAATTattaagaaaggaaaataaaagatgtTAGAAGGATATTACTtgtgaagttccacatcggttggaaaggggaacgaaatgctctatataagtgggtgtagatacatttcccttgcgaggccttttaaaatcttaagGGTTgaattgtaagaggattccccagatCCAAAGAtaacaatatcgcatgcggatggtctaggccatcacagatggtatcagagccagacccagattggtgtgccagcaaggacgctAGACCCCAAGGAGGGAggattatgaagtcccacatcggttggaaaggggaacaaaacactccatataagtgttgggggggggggggggattgtgaagttccacattggttggaaaggggaacaaaacactccatataagtgggtgtggatacttttcccttgggaggccttttaaaaccttgagggctgggttgtaaaaggattgtCCAAACCCAAAAaggataatatcgcatgcgaATGGTCTGGGCTatgggttgtaaaaggattcctcAGACtaaaaaaggacaatatcgcatgtgggtggtctgggctgtcacattaCTGCAACGGATTGTAACGTCtaaggggaggattgtgaagtcccacatcggttggaaatgggaacaaaacactccatataagttgAGGGGGGGAggaggaggattgtgaagtttcacatcggttggaaagggaataaaacactccatataagtgggtgtggaacAAAACACGGCTatgggttgtaaaaggattcctcAGACCAAAAAAGGACAATATcatatgcgggtggtctgggttgtCACATTACTGCAACGGGTTGTAACGTCtaaggggaggattgtgaagtcctacatcggttggaaaaaggaacaaaacactccatataagttggggggggggggggaggattATGAAGtttcacatcggttggaaaggaaaacaaaacactctatataagtgggtgtggaacaaaacactccatataagtttGGGCgtgggggggaggggggggggggggaggaagattgtgaagttccacatcggttggaaaggaaaacaaaattgtaacatcccacatcggttggagaggggcacgaagcggtctttataaggctgtgaatatctctcccttcaagacgcgttcctgggagggaaagtaaaaccgtgaggggggcCATGGCCTGGAAtaccccaaagcggacaatatcttgattggggcaaagaggacaatattttGATGCGGGTAGTACTGGattgttacagtggtatcagagccggacccggagggggaaggattgtaacatcccacatcggttggagagagGCACGAAGCTGTCTTTATAAGGCTATGAATACCTCTCCCTTTAAGACGCGTTCCtgggagggaaagtaaaaccgtaaGGGGAGGCTACGGCCTGGAATAtcccaaagcgaacaatatcttgattgggccaaagaggacaatatcttgatgcgggtggtactggacTGTTACAAAAtactccatataagtggatgtggaacaaaacactccatataagttgGGGGGGATtgtgaagttccacatcggttacaaagggaaaaaaacactccatataagtgagtgtggatacctttcccttgcgagaccttttaaaaccttgaggactaggttgtaaaaggattcctcagacccaaaaaggacaatatcgtATTGCATGCGGATGGTTTGGGCTGTCACATTACTGCAACGGGTTTTAATGTCCAATTGCATTGATGTATAATTAAATTACTAACTAAACAGAGAGACAGAATAAATAgatattaatgaattaataatCTATTGGTTTTATATTCAAGGCAAAATCAAATAGAAGACCATAACAATTAGCAAGTAGAAAGAAGTGTCTGTACACGCCCTTTCAAGTCCAAATACTTCCATGATAttctatgttttaaattttacacCTTAGTTCATGaagtttttatttcttattttttggtatCTTAGGTACGGAATCTTGAATTTCATAAACAATACAACTATAATTCATAGCTTtttattgttcttgtttttgttttttttcttttacacatGTTTGCATACCTTGAAAATCTGCAGGTTGAAAGTCGTCTCTCATAATAATGCTaactaattttcttttcatatatatgtatatatatatatatatatatacacaaaacatCTCTAAATGGTTAAAACTAAATACTAAGGGTCATCTtggatttttggattttaattgCACTTTTATGAAGTTCTTAGATTGTgagataataacaaaataaaattcagagACTTAAGTAAATatgtaattgaaatatttatataaaatgagAAATTAAGGTGCATTTTTCCATTAtattgtaagtttttttttttttttttttggggggggttaatatttaaaatgaacATTGGGGCGATGACTCATACATCACTGAATCATATAAGTGGTTTCTTGCCACAAGGAGCTATACCCTTGCTCTTCTAAATCTAGGGCAACTCCATAGTTGTAAACATCATGAGAATAATCATTCACTAGTACTCCTCCATATCCATTCATTATGCTATGCATCTCATCTCCATAGGGCTCCATGTACCAATTCATGTCCTCGCTTGGTGAGCAAGGCACTGCATCCAAATCAACCCTTCCAGTAATCTCAAGATCATCAATGGACACCGAGAAATCTCGGTCGCTGCTCTCCATGTTTGAATCATGACCGTCCATCGTAGTACCAGTGGTACTATTGCTGGAGGAATTGATCTCTGCCTCTAGAGATTGGATCACACTGTTTAATCTTTCATCGTCACGCTCCTCGTCTTGTAACTCTTCTAGGAAGGACATTAGAAAGGCACCGTTGATTTCGGAGACTTTGAATCCTTCCAAGCCGTGATCATCACCGTTGATATTGCATGTGTAGCTTTCAGATAGAAGAAGAGAGGCCATTGGAATAAAAGTGATGAAGAataagagagaaaagagagtgATTTTAAGAGAATGCAAAAAGCAAGTGagccgaaaaaaaaaagaaaagaaagaaattaccCTTTGAATGATATGTTTCTCAAGGACTATCTCAAAGGTCTTTAAATAGAGATGCAAACAAAAGAGACTAGTGAATTGGCCACAAATAAGGGACCGACGCAATGTgctccaaaaacattaaaataattaataaaaataacttatatgatatttaaattatatacatgtacaCGTACTAATTTGATGAGTACATTGGACCACTTGGAGTGTTCAAAGTTGAAGGAGGCATTAATAAAGAAATGTCACATTGTCTAAATGTTGTTGGACGAGATATTGGGGGGGGAGTGGACTGAATTTTCCAGCTTTGAAAGGCATGGAATAATAATATATGGCCAAAAGGAGATACGGCAGACAATATCTTTCACCAAATTAATGAACATCAGTAGGAATCAAGCAAAGGGTCTTAGCTGCTGTGTTGGACATGTACTTGGGGGGGTCCCCTTTtcgtttatattattttttaaacaccacccaataaagttataatttttttgttgagaGAGGGATTTtagttattattgtttaaaattttctattacttcAATTAtgtaatcaaattttattatttaaaatatatatatatatatatatatagatagatattaagcttaatttaagaatttatttgagttaaggatgacattatttaaaaaaaaaaaaaaggagaaaaagaaaattgcaagACAACAATGATATTAACATAAAACTTGGAGCAGAACTTTTATGGTGGATgcatgctttttctttttcccttttttttttttttttttaatggtgatAAGCTAAAGTTTTAGTTAACAAcaaattagtttaatttaatttgagcCACAAAAATTACAACGCATAGATACATACGCCATATAAGATGACATTGTTTATTTAGTTGCATTGGTCTCATTTACTTTAATTTATGAGCATCAATAATTTTTCAACAGCTAGCCATCATGTAgatatttatattcatatattccTTAGTACATATATACAACCAAAATTATAAAGTAGAATATATAAGTGTACAATATGCATATCATTGCTCATTTTTATATTAAgtcaatcataataataaaaactgatAATCTtggaaaaaatgatttttaattaaataaaatggacAAGTCAAAAAGCTTTCCTAATAATGcaggataaaattttattaagttaGTGTTTTCATTAATCGACTAGCAAATGAAGAATATGATAGGTGGGAGTTGAATATATGCTACATGAAGATATGCATCTAAAAGTCACATGTTGATGCCAGGGGATGAGAGAAGATATgctgatttggttataaatattatataacagaGACGAGTGCGATACAAGTTGTCTcccaaattttattaataataaaaatattattattatatttgatagaAGTAAATAATCAATTTACTAGGGACCAGGGGGTTTGGTTTGATGCACACATGATATATATGCCTTCACCCACTAACATATTTGGAATTTGGTGGGGTTTTGGATTCAGATTTTCAGATCTCAATTTTGCCTTTCAAATAGACAAATATTAATGGATGGCCATTAATTAATCATCTTCCATGTGAAATTGCCCCAAACTCTTCACTCCTTTCGGCTCCATCTCTGGCTGgcattatatatagtttataatGTTATAATTGTTAATCCCTTTaattcatcaataaaaaaaaaaattaaataaaacacaTAATTAATCTTAGTGCATGCCACTCAACGTTTACATTGagtatgctatatatatatatatatatatatatatatatatatatatatatttttttttttttttgattttataaacaGGTAAACATACTTTAACTAGTAAGTATTTTCCAcacaaaattatatacatatatatctatatatatatatatatatatttttttttttttcctcaaccCATATGGAAAAGAGGATAACTTTGTCTCTTCAAGCGTGATATAGAAAACACCACTTAGTAATTAGATGATTCCACATAGCTATAGAAAACTACTATGTGTTATTGTTTGGaataagttttattttctttcactaTGTTGGTTAGAAACTTAGAATAGCTTGATAAAAACCattaatgtatattaaaatcttaatttttaaaatgatcaaAAGAGTGATAAAGCAAATGTTCATGTTCAAACTATCAACTTGATCCAATTCACAATCAATCAATTATAAATGTGATGACTTATCAAGTAAAATGACTTTACTTGACAATTTGATAAGAAGTTAGTtgtatatttgatataataaaaactTCTTAAGGATTTTATGAAGAGGGGCATaaacaaagaatatatatatatatatatatattaaaaaaaaataccagtttgaaaaataattgttaaGCTGGATATCCTGGAATTGGAAGCAGTGGAACCTTGACTtagcatatttatttattaaagtatcattcttaataaaataaatatgatataatatatatatatatatatatattcaaataagcaaccaaaaaaaaaaaatattatctgaCCTCACTAAatattggtaaataaaatttggaattttagttcaatttattttacaaattgaGATGATAGAAGCGGATTCTGACTAATTTATTGATGATAAAATATTGCATTTAATAACAAATGAAATCTTATTGAAATACAGGCTAGATGTGGGTCGGAAGGATGGTTAACCATGTTGGGTTGGCGGACAGACAAAAGATCGGGTCCTGACCCACAATTCAGCCCGGGATGAATAAGCCAGAGTGTCCAAGGCTGCCCGACACACTAAGATATTGGGCCGTAAGGTAAGCTATTTGGTCTTTGTCTGGCCTATGTAAGTCTGCCACCTGTATATTCTCCACATCATTGGCCCATATTATAACTCctgatttcatatttttattgccaaaaaaaaaaaaaaaaaaaccaaaagaaaaaaaaaaaagacttcatttcatattatttaatgattttagaaataaaattgtACCATAACAGTatgtaaaaatgtaaaataatactttcaacataaaaaaaatgtacaaataatacaataaaacacctctttttttttcttttttttttttgggttttgcattatataatatatatgcctttgcataaaaattataaaaacaacatattacattttattttattgcaatatgatcttcttctcttttctttgaGTACTTTCtatgttttgaaattttcgCTTATAAATATGGTCACACTTTCATACaagaacaataaaataaattgtaaatgatattttacattttttttttactttcaattCACAATCAGAAATTAAGAcattgtaataaaaataaaaatgtggtactgtttccataatttcaaaatgtacaatatatatatatgtatgtatataattattcagccaaaaaaaaaaaaaaggcacataaaaatatatttataccaaatcaataaaatatagcaAGTAAACCTCCTATAATTTTCTTCTGTATCACTTTGTAGTTTGTGATGCTCGTTATGGATTTTCCAACATGCCCGTGAAACCAACGACGAAGACTGGGATTTTCTATGTACGGCTCTACTACTTGAAGTGCTCAGGCTATATAATTCGTTCTTCATGCTTCTCTACTCAAACACTATCACACCCATCTCTCATATCGGCCAAAGCTCAGAGCTCGGGGAGATTGCTTGTTTACTGCAATTCCCAGATCACAAAATATGGaagaaatggaaatattttaGAAGCCGAGTCGCTCTTCAACCGCATGCCCAACAGGGACACCATCTCCTGGACTGCCATGCTCACTGCCTATGCTCAAAATGGCGAAATCGTCAAAGCACGGGACTTGTTCGACAAAATGCCACAACGAAACACTGCTTCGTATAATGCGATGATCTCGGCTTATATTAAGAACAGTTGTATGATTGATGAAGCTGCTGAATTGTTTAGGAGGATACCCGAGTGTAATGCGGTCTCTTATGCTGCTATGGTTACGGGTTTTGTACAGGCGGGGATGTTTGACAAGGCTGAGAAGTTGTATAGCGAGACGCCAGTTAGGCTACGAGATCCAGTTTGTTCGAATGCATTGATTAGTGGGTGTTTGAAACTCGGGAGATTGGGAGAGGCATTTCGTGTTTTTGATGGAATGTTGGATAGAGATGTGGTTTCTTGGAGTTCTATGGTTGATGGGTGTTGCAAACTGGGAAAGATTGTTGATGCTAGATGTTTGTTTGATAGGATGCCAGGTAGAAATGTGGTTACTTGGACATCGATGATTGATGGGTATATGAAGAatgaggagtttgaagagggttttaaattatttctggAAATGAGAAGGGAACagaaaatggaaataaattCCACTACATTCAGTGTAATGTTTGAAGCTTGTGGTAGTTTTGCTGGATATGAAGAAGGCATTCAGATGCACGGTCTGGTTTCACGTACGGGATTCGATTTTGATGTCTTCTTAGGAAATTCTATCATCACCATGTATTGCCGGTTTGGTTACCTTGATGCAGCTAGTAAGATATTTCATTTGATGAGAAAGAGAGATGTAGTATCATGGAATTCCTTGATTGCAGGTTATGTTCAGTGTAATGAGACTGAAGAAGCTTTTAAGCTCTTTCACAGAATGCCTATAAAGAATGTAGTTTCCTGGACAACTGTTATTTCAGGATTTTTTAACCAAGGGTTGAGTGATAAAGCAATCCATTTGTTTGAAATGATGCCGGAGAAGGATAGTGTTTCTTGGACTGCTTTAGTTTCAGGTTTTGTGAACAACGGGGATTATGAAAAGGCTTTTCGTTGGTTTATTCAGATGCTTCGGAGAGCAGTCAGGCTTGAACCTCTCACCTTTAGCAGCATGCTCAGTGCT is a window from the Ziziphus jujuba cultivar Dongzao chromosome 11, ASM3175591v1 genome containing:
- the LOC107432732 gene encoding uncharacterized protein LOC107432732 encodes the protein MASLLLSESYTCNINGDDHGLEGFKVSEINGAFLMSFLEELQDEERDDERLNSVIQSLEAEINSSSNSTTGTTMDGHDSNMESSDRDFSVSIDDLEITGRVDLDAVPCSPSEDMNWYMEPYGDEMHSIMNGYGGVLVNDYSHDVYNYGVALDLEEQGYSSLWQETTYMIQ
- the LOC107432735 gene encoding pentatricopeptide repeat-containing protein At1g53600, mitochondrial; protein product: MPVKPTTKTGIFYVRLYYLKCSGYIIRSSCFSTQTLSHPSLISAKAQSSGRLLVYCNSQITKYGRNGNILEAESLFNRMPNRDTISWTAMLTAYAQNGEIVKARDLFDKMPQRNTASYNAMISAYIKNSCMIDEAAELFRRIPECNAVSYAAMVTGFVQAGMFDKAEKLYSETPVRLRDPVCSNALISGCLKLGRLGEAFRVFDGMLDRDVVSWSSMVDGCCKLGKIVDARCLFDRMPGRNVVTWTSMIDGYMKNEEFEEGFKLFLEMRREQKMEINSTTFSVMFEACGSFAGYEEGIQMHGLVSRTGFDFDVFLGNSIITMYCRFGYLDAASKIFHLMRKRDVVSWNSLIAGYVQCNETEEAFKLFHRMPIKNVVSWTTVISGFFNQGLSDKAIHLFEMMPEKDSVSWTALVSGFVNNGDYEKAFRWFIQMLRRAVRLEPLTFSSMLSASAGLATLNQGVQIHALVLKMGLEFDLSIQNALVSMYSKCGNVVDAYQIFTKINSPNVISYNSMITGFSQNGLGEEALNLFSKLQNEGCGPNEVTFLGVLSACVHVGLVEEGWKYFKMMKPLYSIEPGPDHYACMVDLLGRAGLLDKAMELINSMPFDSHPGVWGALLGASKTHLRLDLAQLAAQKLMELEPDNPTPYVVLSNLCSLSGKKQDGDQVRMAKKSKGLRKSPGCSWVILKDMVHLFLAGDQSHVDWEKIKVILWLITMEMRHLHCHR